In the genome of Amphiura filiformis chromosome 4, Afil_fr2py, whole genome shotgun sequence, one region contains:
- the LOC140149772 gene encoding uncharacterized protein — MTTVRVKAHTQTLVELYKESSLLWDTTNPDYFNRQKRHQALCYISEAMGLSVQDIKKKIHSFRTTYSRQKSALAALQQATPLEQIKSTYYLFDHLDEFLADHVNARNKMKLKKNVKSTKTGDNCAEPVGFGECSNQSDNCSIDSGNHGYSNDEDEADTNPEVCMEIYPQLDAHGARDDEAEQSSQSDSECEVHDQFETMDAEYMNKVASQIKEEQQNETDKFTETTQLPTQARFQPNVNELEPSQSSPNQNAATALTRMARTNKLMSNVQTSHALLRPVTSSKTENRRYPPNLSPEIPIDLSIIPPAADHDHLQHIRMITDEIEHTSYHPITTKPLFSPQVHTLSNATQPNSPNSRKLPPHKSSNTFPRRPRSQGDMMPGPCRPISAQNNTHFPTVPRNSPPYPSSLDRLMIGQPVHLENNESAVFGQLVALEWRKIKGHRARHTVKMKIQELLYAAQHEHTSEESPLRVPQSQTQSSSSTSNSRCMASSLAVCHSASQHHCTADCWHI; from the exons ATGACAACTGTGAGGGTGAAAGCGCACACTCAGACTCTGGTGGAACTGTATAAAGAGTCATCTCTATTGTGGGACACCACCAACCCTGATTACTTCAATCGGCAGAAGCGCCACCAAGCGTTATGCTATATTAGCGAAGCTATGGGACTCAGTG TCCAAGACATCAAGAAGAAAATCCACAGTTTTCGCACCACCTACAGCCGACAAAAAAGTGCCCTCGCTGCCTTACAGCAAGCAACTCCCCTAGAACAAATCAAGTCAACTTACTACCTGTTTGATCATCTTGATGAGTTTCTGGCTGACCATGTCAATGCAAGGAACAAGATGAAGCTTAAGAAAAATGTG AAATCAACCAAAACTGGCGACAACTGCGCAGAGCCAGTAGGCTTTGGCGAGTGCTCCAACCAATCAGATAATTGCAGCATAGACAGTGGTAACCATGGTTACAGTAATGATGAAGATGAGGCTGACACCAACCCAGAAGTATGCATGGAAATCTATCCACAGCTAGATGCTCATGGGGCCAGGGACGATGAGGCTGAGCAAAGTTCGCAGTCCGACTCCGAATGTGAAGTTCATGACCAATTTGAAACAATGGATGCCGAATACATGAACAAGGTAGCATCTCAAATCAAAGAAGAACAGCAAAATGAAACTGATAAATTTACTGAAACAACTCAACTTCCCACTCAGGCCAGATTTCAGCCCAATGTAAATGAATTAGAACCAAGTCAATCCAGTCCTAATCAAAATGCAGCCACTGCTCTAACTCGTATGGCACGTACGAATAAATTAATGAGTAATGTCCAGACTTCCCATGCTCTGCTGCGGCCTGTTACATCCTCGAAAACAGAAAATAGGCGGTATCCTCCAAACTTGAGTCCTGAAATTCCAATTGACCTTTCAATTATCCCACCAGCAGCTGATCATGATCATCTCCAACACATTCGTATGATCACAGATGAAATTGAACACACCTCTTATCACCCGATCACAACCAAGCCGCTATTTTCACCGCAAGTACATACACTCAGCAATGCCACTCAACCAAACAGTCCTAACTCGCGCAAATTACCACCACATAAAAGTTCAAACACATTCCCTAGAAGGCCTCGGTCACAGGGAGATATGATGCCAGGTCCATGCAGGCCCATCAGTGCTCAAAATAATACACACTTTCCAACCGTACCACGTAATAGTCCACCATATCCCTCAAGCCTTGACAGGTTGATGATTGGTCAACCTGTACATCTGGAGAACAATGAATCTGCTGTATTTGGACAACTTGTCGCATTGGAATGGAGGAAGATTAAAGGACACAGAGCAAGACACACGGTGAAGATGAAGATCCAGGAATTATTGTATGCAGCTCAGCATGAGCACACATCAGAAGAGAGTCCTCTAAGGGTGCCCCAGTCACAGACCCAATCTTCATCAAGCACATCTAATTCCAGATGTATGGCTTCTTCACTTGCAGTGTGTCATTCGGCTTCACAGCACCATTGTACAGCCGACTGCTGGCATATATGA